In Scatophagus argus isolate fScaArg1 chromosome 5, fScaArg1.pri, whole genome shotgun sequence, a genomic segment contains:
- the apbb1 gene encoding amyloid beta precursor protein binding family B member 1 isoform X1, producing the protein MGGHDDEDMSYIVNKQKQDEELKNKLNDSTHWCDQESTGSNAKWVKEGQNQLRKVAENQQDQDHNCNISQNGNKEDFPHQTTTQEEQQGKGEQTRSPKIAMTPGLSEEESKNILNEPLLIDILESTEEKDKEREEDGREKENKSKEDEERSDDTRGVAKEQGNGEFQREGTVVGRNACLLFSNMNGTPNDEESSWPALSQDNTADSSPNDNRESFWDSSAFETDTDLPSGWMRVRDTSGTYYWHIPTGTTQWEPPSPLGKVGDSMMSSTMSLETTPCEEPEESWAQLSSTDEGAGEGELWREEGEVASDQSLKEFEGATLRYASINLNYNCSQSEEEEKVAPLCTDLETKCFAVRSLGWVEMSEEDMAPGKSSVAVNNCIRQLSYHKHNLHDTAGIWGEGKDMLMVLENDTMNLIDPLGQTLLHAQPIGSIRVWGVGRDNGRERDFAYVARDNLTQVLKCHVFRCDSPAKNIATSLHEMCAKIMMERKSTKRGLSRLSSDPSNPVVIPVEEFPAPKNEHFQHFHVYYLGCESVAKPTGMDVINEALEAAVSGKDKSEWTPVSVNVAPATLTILSKQNEEVLSECRVRFLSFMGVGKDVHTFAFIMAEGPREFTCHMFWCEPNAASLSEAVQAACMLRYQKCLDARPPSLASCLPTPPADSVARRVKKGVQTLLGSFKSYRSGSQSP; encoded by the exons ATGGGTGGccatgatgatgaagatatGTCATATattgtgaacaaacaaaaacaagatgaagaaCTAAAGAACAAGCTGAACGACAGTACCCACTGGTGCGACCAAGAGTCAACTGGGAGCAATGCCAAGTGGGTCAAAGAAGGCCAGAACCAGCTGCGGAAAGTAGCCGAGAACCAGCAGGACCAAGACCACAACTGCAATATCAGCCAAAATGGGAACAAGGAAGACTTCCCTCATCAGACCACCACTCAGGAAGAACAACAGGGAAAGGGGGAGCAGACCAGGTCTCCTAAAATAGCAATGACCCCTGGTCTCAGTGAGGAGGAGTCCAAGAACATCCTTAATGAGCCACTACTCATCGACATTCTGGAGTcaacagaagagaaagataaagagagagaggaggatggcagagagaaggaaaacaaatcaaaggaagatgaagagagatCAGATGATACCAGAGGAGTGGCAAAGGAACAGGGTAATGGGGAGTTTCAGAGAGAGGGCACTGTTGTGGGTAGAAATGCCTGCCTCCTGTTCTCCAACATGAACGGGACACCAAATGATGAGGAGTCCAGCTGGCCTGCACTGTCTCAGGACAACACAGCCGACAGCTCTCCAAATGACAACAGAG AGTCCTTTTGGGATTCCAGTGCTTttgagacagacacagacctGCCTTCAGGATGGATGAGGGTCCGAGATACATCTGGCACATATTACTGGCATATCCCCACAGGCACCACCCAGTGGGAGCCTCCCTCACCCCTGGGTAAAGTCGGTGACTCGATGATGTCCTCGACTATGTCCCTGGAGACTACACCCTGTGAGGAACCTGAG gAATCCTGGGCTCAACTTTCCAGCACAGATGAAGGAGCTGGTGAAGGGGAACTGTGGAGG gaggagggagaggttGCATCTGATCAAAGTCTGAAGGAGTTTGAAGGAGCAACTCTACGCTATGCATCCATCAACCTGAA CTACAATTGCTCCCAgtctgaggaagaagagaaggttGCTCCGCTCTGCACGGATTTAGAAACTAAG TGTTTCGCAGTGCGTTCCCTGGGCTGGGTGGAGATGTCAGAGGAGGACATGGCACCAGGCAAGAGCAGCGTTGCTGTCAACAACTGCATCAGGCAGCTGTCTTATCACAAACACAACCTTCATGACACTGCTGGTATCTGGGGAGAG GGAAAAGACATGCTGATGGTCCTGGAGAATGACACAATGAACTTGATTGACCCACTGGGCCAGACTCTTCTTCATGCTCAGCCAATTGGCAGCATCCGTGTTTGGGGTGTTGGCAGAGACAACGGCAG GGAAAG GGATTTTGCATATGTGGCACGAGACAACCTGACCCAAGTTTTGAAGTGTCACGTTTTCCGCTGCGACTCGCCTGCCAAGAACATAGCCACCAGTTTACATGAGATGTGTGCAAAG ATAATGATGGAGAGAAAGTCGACCAAGCGAGGGTTGAGCAGGCTCAGCTCTGACCCGAGCAACCCTGTGGTGATTCCTGTTGAAG AGTTTCCTGCTccaaaaaatgaacactttcAGCACTTCCATGTTTATTACCTTGGTTGTGAGTCTGTGGCAAAGCCAACTG GTATGGATGTAATCAATGAAGCGCTAGAGGCAGCAGTGAGTGGCAAAGATAAAAGTGAATGGACTCCTGTCTCTGTGAACGTCGCACCAGCCACCCTCACGATACTTAGTAAACAG AATGAGGAGGTGCTTTCAGAGTGCAGGGTGCGCTTCCTGTCTTTCATGGGTGTGGGAAAGGACGTCCACACCTTTGCTTTTATCATGGCGGAGGGGCCCAGAGAGTTCACCTGCCACATGTTTTGGTGTGAACCCAACGCTGCCAGTCTGAGTGAAGCCGTACAGGCTGCCTGCATG cTTCGCTACCAGAAGTGTTTGGATGCACGTCCTCCGAGCCTGGCCTCCTGCCTGCCCACCCCTCCTGCTGACTCTGTGGCTCGACGGGTCAAGAAGGGGGTGCAGACTCTGCTGGGCAGCTTTAAGAGCTACAGGTCAGGCTCTCAGTCCCCTTGA
- the apbb1 gene encoding amyloid beta precursor protein binding family B member 1 isoform X2 has translation MGGHDDEDMSYIVNKQKQDEELKNKLNDSTHWCDQESTGSNAKWVKEGQNQLRKVAENQQDQDHNCNISQNGNKEDFPHQTTTQEEQQGKGEQTRSPKIAMTPGLSEEESKNILNEPLLIDILESTEEKDKEREEDGREKENKSKEDEERSDDTRGVAKEQGNGEFQREGTVVGRNACLLFSNMNGTPNDEESSWPALSQDNTADSSPNDNRESFWDSSAFETDTDLPSGWMRVRDTSGTYYWHIPTGTTQWEPPSPLGKVGDSMMSSTMSLETTPCEEPEESWAQLSSTDEGAGEGELWREEGEVASDQSLKEFEGATLRYASINLNYNCSQSEEEEKVAPLCTDLETKCFAVRSLGWVEMSEEDMAPGKSSVAVNNCIRQLSYHKHNLHDTAGIWGEGKDMLMVLENDTMNLIDPLGQTLLHAQPIGSIRVWGVGRDNGRDFAYVARDNLTQVLKCHVFRCDSPAKNIATSLHEMCAKIMMERKSTKRGLSRLSSDPSNPVVIPVEEFPAPKNEHFQHFHVYYLGCESVAKPTGMDVINEALEAAVSGKDKSEWTPVSVNVAPATLTILSKQNEEVLSECRVRFLSFMGVGKDVHTFAFIMAEGPREFTCHMFWCEPNAASLSEAVQAACMLRYQKCLDARPPSLASCLPTPPADSVARRVKKGVQTLLGSFKSYRSGSQSP, from the exons ATGGGTGGccatgatgatgaagatatGTCATATattgtgaacaaacaaaaacaagatgaagaaCTAAAGAACAAGCTGAACGACAGTACCCACTGGTGCGACCAAGAGTCAACTGGGAGCAATGCCAAGTGGGTCAAAGAAGGCCAGAACCAGCTGCGGAAAGTAGCCGAGAACCAGCAGGACCAAGACCACAACTGCAATATCAGCCAAAATGGGAACAAGGAAGACTTCCCTCATCAGACCACCACTCAGGAAGAACAACAGGGAAAGGGGGAGCAGACCAGGTCTCCTAAAATAGCAATGACCCCTGGTCTCAGTGAGGAGGAGTCCAAGAACATCCTTAATGAGCCACTACTCATCGACATTCTGGAGTcaacagaagagaaagataaagagagagaggaggatggcagagagaaggaaaacaaatcaaaggaagatgaagagagatCAGATGATACCAGAGGAGTGGCAAAGGAACAGGGTAATGGGGAGTTTCAGAGAGAGGGCACTGTTGTGGGTAGAAATGCCTGCCTCCTGTTCTCCAACATGAACGGGACACCAAATGATGAGGAGTCCAGCTGGCCTGCACTGTCTCAGGACAACACAGCCGACAGCTCTCCAAATGACAACAGAG AGTCCTTTTGGGATTCCAGTGCTTttgagacagacacagacctGCCTTCAGGATGGATGAGGGTCCGAGATACATCTGGCACATATTACTGGCATATCCCCACAGGCACCACCCAGTGGGAGCCTCCCTCACCCCTGGGTAAAGTCGGTGACTCGATGATGTCCTCGACTATGTCCCTGGAGACTACACCCTGTGAGGAACCTGAG gAATCCTGGGCTCAACTTTCCAGCACAGATGAAGGAGCTGGTGAAGGGGAACTGTGGAGG gaggagggagaggttGCATCTGATCAAAGTCTGAAGGAGTTTGAAGGAGCAACTCTACGCTATGCATCCATCAACCTGAA CTACAATTGCTCCCAgtctgaggaagaagagaaggttGCTCCGCTCTGCACGGATTTAGAAACTAAG TGTTTCGCAGTGCGTTCCCTGGGCTGGGTGGAGATGTCAGAGGAGGACATGGCACCAGGCAAGAGCAGCGTTGCTGTCAACAACTGCATCAGGCAGCTGTCTTATCACAAACACAACCTTCATGACACTGCTGGTATCTGGGGAGAG GGAAAAGACATGCTGATGGTCCTGGAGAATGACACAATGAACTTGATTGACCCACTGGGCCAGACTCTTCTTCATGCTCAGCCAATTGGCAGCATCCGTGTTTGGGGTGTTGGCAGAGACAACGGCAG GGATTTTGCATATGTGGCACGAGACAACCTGACCCAAGTTTTGAAGTGTCACGTTTTCCGCTGCGACTCGCCTGCCAAGAACATAGCCACCAGTTTACATGAGATGTGTGCAAAG ATAATGATGGAGAGAAAGTCGACCAAGCGAGGGTTGAGCAGGCTCAGCTCTGACCCGAGCAACCCTGTGGTGATTCCTGTTGAAG AGTTTCCTGCTccaaaaaatgaacactttcAGCACTTCCATGTTTATTACCTTGGTTGTGAGTCTGTGGCAAAGCCAACTG GTATGGATGTAATCAATGAAGCGCTAGAGGCAGCAGTGAGTGGCAAAGATAAAAGTGAATGGACTCCTGTCTCTGTGAACGTCGCACCAGCCACCCTCACGATACTTAGTAAACAG AATGAGGAGGTGCTTTCAGAGTGCAGGGTGCGCTTCCTGTCTTTCATGGGTGTGGGAAAGGACGTCCACACCTTTGCTTTTATCATGGCGGAGGGGCCCAGAGAGTTCACCTGCCACATGTTTTGGTGTGAACCCAACGCTGCCAGTCTGAGTGAAGCCGTACAGGCTGCCTGCATG cTTCGCTACCAGAAGTGTTTGGATGCACGTCCTCCGAGCCTGGCCTCCTGCCTGCCCACCCCTCCTGCTGACTCTGTGGCTCGACGGGTCAAGAAGGGGGTGCAGACTCTGCTGGGCAGCTTTAAGAGCTACAGGTCAGGCTCTCAGTCCCCTTGA